One Puniceicoccaceae bacterium genomic window, GTAGCACTCCACCACAAGCGCATTCGTGTTTTCCAACGTATCCAGTGCTCCCGCCAAAATCCCCTTTTCAAAACCATGGGTATCCAGTTTGATCAAATAGGGACCACCCCATCCTGTCTCCTTTATGCTATGATCGAGCGTTACCATAGGCACCTCAATGGCATGGACGTTTTTCCCATCAGGCACCAATCCGCCTCCGAGAGGGTCTCGGGCATCAAAATGAATTTTCCCAACTCCAGGTCCTACCGCACGGCAATCAGCAGCCCGATTTTCTGATGCATATGCAAACGAGTTGAGTGCTTGAAAATGAACCGGATTTGCCTCAAACATGAGATAGTTCGCTTCGGGATAGACAGACGAACAAATGCGCGTCCAACTGCCATTTGAAGCACCCACATCCAAAACCGTTGTAATGTTGATGCCAGACTCTCTCAGCCATTTCAGTGCATCCATCATCTCGGTTCGTGGTGGTTTTATTTTCCTGAGTTCCCACCCCCTTTTTTGAAGGGCATTTTGAATCATTATTTTGATGAACATTCTACCTTTTTGTTTAATTAACTTCCAGAGCTCCAGCAAAAATCATTGCTGTTATCGCCGCACGTTGTGACCGATTTTTGAAGCAACGAATTCATTGAATTTCGGGTCTGAATCGCTTTTTCCACTTCCAGAACCGGAAACGAAGAAGCACACGCTTGATCATCCACAGCCCTCTAAAAATTGGGTTCTTCAGCAGGTAATCGAGTTGAAGCGCTATGCCGATATTCACAAGGTGAGTCCGTAAGGGTGGACTGATGCGTTCCGCATAAAATGTGTTCAGCGTCGTGTTCGGTGACGCACTCATGACGTCACACAGGGGAGCAATTGAAAGGAATGGCGCCCCCTCCTTCTGTGTATGCTCAACGTTGCTAT contains:
- a CDS encoding FkbM family methyltransferase, whose product is MLELWKLIKQKGRMFIKIMIQNALQKRGWELRKIKPPRTEMMDALKWLRESGINITTVLDVGASNGSWTRICSSVYPEANYLMFEANPVHFQALNSFAYASENRAADCRAVGPGVGKIHFDARDPLGGGLVPDGKNVHAIEVPMVTLDHSIKETGWGGPYLIKLDTHGFEKGILAGALDTLENTNALVVECYNFKINKSALKFWEFCDHIVKIGFRPVRIVDVMNRKRDRALWQMDLVFVRNDWEGFSYAGFQ